The region CGAGGAAGTCGACGCACTAATTGCCTTCTCAGAAAACGTGAAATATCTCAATGATTGTGTACTGCTCCATAAGCGGGAGCAATCAGCACTAGAGAGTTTGCAACTTCTGTACCCTATCACTTTATCACTAAGGTGGCACAAAAATTAAGAATGTAAAGCAATCCAAAAGAAGCTTTTATTTAACCAGACTTCTATCACATGTACTCTCTATTCTTGCTCcttcaattttattcaaattgtGGATATTGATaagttattctttttttaatatataagcaTCATTACAAAtgtgtatattaaaatttaagaaatgaaataaaagttACAACTAGATAATAGGAAGagatattattttagtttaacAGCAGACTATTCAACTTCAAAAAAAGGACCGACTGCTTAACCTTAATTGAATGCTATTTCAACCTATTATTatatctgtgtgtgtatatatatacatacactgaTACatgcaatgcaagaggaactacgaaagaaattaaataaattaaacaagcaTACAAGTGAAGACGAAGATGGAGTGTTATTTGGAGGGAGATGATGAAGTAGTTGTGGAGCCATGGCCTGCTAGTCCCTGTTCGCAAGTACATGAACAGCTTTGTGTTGTCCATCGCCAATATTGTTGTTCTGGAAATAGGTGTTCCaattgaagatgatgattcCGTCATCCTTTCTGAAATCAGGGATATCCTTTTGCCCATTAATCCAAGGTTTTCCTCAATCATGGTATGCTACCTTAATCTTATCtacttaattatttataatttttgtgatTAAGTTATGATCTTAACTTGACTCATcgaaaaaatagtaataataattgaaatctTATAACTAAGTGTAGAATCAAATGTTTACTACattaaaaaaactattttataatatttggaTAATAGTCAGTTTTACATTTTAATGACATGATTCTGGATTAGATTTAGCTGTGCAAAACTAGGCacttatataatttttcttgtttaaacAGGTGACCGGAAAAAATGGTGAGAAGAATTGGAAACCGGTGAAAGTTAATCTGGAAGACCATCTCAAAGTCCCGATATTCCCCGTGGGGAAGCCGTTGGAATTCTACGACGATTGTCTGTCGGAGTATCTGACGAAGATAGCCATGGATCCATTACCGGAAACCCGACCGTTATGGGAGATTCACATATTCCGGTACCCGACAAGCAATGCAGCCGGGAACTGTATCTTCAATCTCCACCAATCGCTCGGAGACGGATACTCCTTGATGGGAGCTCTTCTTTCTTGCCTTAAACGGGCGGATAATCCGGCCCTGCCGTTGACATTCCCCAGCCGGGAAAGGAGCGGTAAGGAACAGGGGAAGAATAGCAACGCCGTCGCTAGGGCGTTTAAGGCGGTGCCGAGATTCTTCACCGGCGTGGTCGATACGGTGACGGATTTTTCGTGGAGTGTTCTGAAGGGCAGTTTGATTGACGACGACAAAACGGCGATTCATTCCCAGGAAGACGGCGTCGAGTTCCGTCCGATCTCCGTTACTCCCATGGCGTTTTCGCTTTACGATCTCAAACAGATAAAATCCAGTCTTAACGTCACGATAAACGACGTGATTTCGGGGATACTAACGTACGGACTGAGGTTATACATGCAGGAAACCGACCGAGAAACGTGTAACGCGGAATGCACGGCGCTTGTGGTGTTCAATACCAGGGCGATGGGAGGTTATAAGTCGGTGAGCGAGATGATCAAACCTAACGCGGAAATGCCATGGGGAAACCGGATCACGTTTCTCCACTTAACGATACCCAAACTGCGGCCTCCGGCCGCCGGAGACTCGTCCA is a window of Ipomoea triloba cultivar NCNSP0323 chromosome 11, ASM357664v1 DNA encoding:
- the LOC115997348 gene encoding O-acyltransferase WSD1-like, with the translated sequence MNSFVLSIANIVVLEIGVPIEDDDSVILSEIRDILLPINPRFSSIMVTGKNGEKNWKPVKVNLEDHLKVPIFPVGKPLEFYDDCLSEYLTKIAMDPLPETRPLWEIHIFRYPTSNAAGNCIFNLHQSLGDGYSLMGALLSCLKRADNPALPLTFPSRERSGKEQGKNSNAVARAFKAVPRFFTGVVDTVTDFSWSVLKGSLIDDDKTAIHSQEDGVEFRPISVTPMAFSLYDLKQIKSSLNVTINDVISGILTYGLRLYMQETDRETCNAECTALVVFNTRAMGGYKSVSEMIKPNAEMPWGNRITFLHLTIPKLRPPAAGDSSNPLRFIYNAHRMVKRQRNSASVYLTSQLLEFSRKLRGPEATAQFIHGTLRNTSFTMTNMIGPVEEATLANHPVKGMYFAVSGAPLSLLATMVSYVDKLRLTFVTEKDFIDVKKLKSCIESAFDEIFRLALNSSPPRPPSA